In Ureibacillus thermophilus, the genomic stretch TTTAACATATCTTCCGTGCGGTCGTCCCCTTGATTTGCTGCCTCTTCCATCGCTTCCTTAATCAACTTCATTGTGGCTTTGAAATCGTCGATAATTGTTTGAACCATTTCTTCAGCGCTTTCTGAACCTGCAGCTTCTTTAACGCGAGATAATTCCAAATGCTCTTTCATTGTGGCAACAGGTTTTCCGCCTTTTGTTAAAATCCGCTCTGCCACTTCATCTAAATTGGTTGTAATTTCATTGTATAATTCTTCAAATTTTTCATGCAAAGTAAAAAAGCTTGGACCCGTTACATACCAATGGTAGTTGTGAAGTTTTGTGTATAGCACTGAATAAGTAGAAACAAGCTCATTTAACTGCTGAATAAGTTTATCGTTTTCCATATTGTCACCTCATTTACATATTTTTCATTGCTTATTTTTATTATACTGGTTGTGGCAGGCTGAAACCATAACAACTTCTTGAAATTTCAAAAAGCTCTCAACAAGTAGTATAGGTTTTTTCATTGGAATTATTCTAAATGTTCATTTATGATAGTGTTGTTAGAGGTGATTATGTTGGACAGTGGAATACTTGTCGTAGTGGGAATTATTTATCTCATCTTTATGATTGGAGCGATTGCTCTTTTTATTCATTTCAAAAGAAAAGGCGCTTTCAAACAAACCGTTGATACGAAACAAGAAAAAAACATGAATATAGGGAATGAGCAAGTAAAAAAATGAAACACCTGTTTATTTGGCTGATTCGATTTTATCGAAAATTTATTTCTCCTTTGACGCCGCCCACTTGCCGATTTTATCCAACTTGTTCTCAATATGGACTTCAAGCCTTTGAAAAACATGGCGCCATAAAAGGCTTGATTTTAACAACGATCCGCATTTTAAAATGCCATCCTTTTCATCCAGGCGGCATAGATCCTGTCCCTGACAAATGGCCTTCGAAAAAAAAATAAATTTCGAAGGTTTTTCTTATTGTCTTTTTACCCAAATTCATGGTAATATTATTTCCGTGAAATTTATAAATCGTAATCATTACTATTTATAAAAGGAGTATGAAAATGAAAAAATTTATTGTCTTTATGTTAGCAGCTGTGATGATGCTATTAGCAGCCTGCTCTAATGATGAGCCAACGAAAGAAGCAAATAACCAAATTAAAATTTATACAACAGTATATCCACTCGAATATTTTGCCAAACAAATCGGCGGAGAATTTGTCGATGTTTCATCTATATATCCGCCCGGCGCAAATGAACATACTTTTGAACCTACTCAAAAGGATATGATTGCTTTAGCCGATGCAGATTTATTTTTCTATATCGGTTTAGGGCTCGAAGGATTTGTGGATAATGCAAAAAAATCCCTTGAAAATGAACATGTAAAATTTGTGGCAGTGGCAGAACAAGTCGATGAAGAAAAATTGCACACTTCCACTGGACATTCCCATGAAGAAGCAGGAGAAGAGCAGGAGCATGAACATCATCATGGAGATGTCGACCCTCATCTTTGGCTTTCTCCAATGATTTCAAAAGATTTAGCATTCACAATAAAAAACGAGCTTGTAAAATTGCTGCCTGAACAAGAAGAAACTTTCAATCAAAACTACGAAGAGATAACTAAGCGGCTTGATGAATTAGACCAACAGTTCCAAGAGCTTGCTAACAATGCTTCAAAGAAAACATTCTTTGTATCCCATGCTTCCTTTGGCTATATTGCCGGCCATTATGGACTTACTCAAGTGCCAATTGCCGGGTTGAATTCCCAAAGCGAACCATCTCAAAAAGAGCTTGCAGAAATCGTCGACCTAGCGAAAAAATTTGATATCAAATACATCCTATTTGAACAAAATGTCTCTTCGAAATTAACGAGCGTGATTCAAAAAGAAATCGGCGCTGAATCTTTAATGCTCCACAACTTGAGCGTATTGACAGAGGAAGACATCCAAAATAAAGAAGATTACTTTACTTTAATGGAAAAAAATATTCAAACATTAGAAAAAGCGTTGAATTCATGAAAATAGAAATAAACTGGGACAAAACTAAAGAGGCTGGGACATAAACAAAAAATGAAAGGGGCCGTTGAAAGAGTTTTGATAAAAAATTGAACTAACGAAAAATTGATTGAAGTGACGGGGCAAATTTCTGTCTCGCACGCTTAGTCGCAAAGCGGAGCAAGCTCAAGGAAGTAAATTCAAAGCTTCCCTGCGACGAGCCCTCTCGAGACCACGAGGAGCGAAGGAATGACTCAGAGGAGAGTCTAGCCGTGCCCGCGGAAAGCGTCCCCGGAACGGAAATCAATTTTAATAACGTATCAAAAAAACATCATTTTCTCCTTGGAGAAAATGATGTTTTTTTTAGATTTGTCCCAACCTCTTTCTTACGATAGTAATTCTTTCAGTTTTCTTCGCATTAATTTATTGGAAGCATTTCTCGGCAATGCATCAACGACGTACACATTTTTTGGCACTTTATATTTCGCCAAATGCCCTTTGCAATATTCGAGGATTTCCTCTATTGCCGCATCTTTTTTCAACACTACAAAGGCAACCGGCACTTGTCCCCATGTGTCATCCTCCATTCCGCAAACTCCAGCTTCTTTAATGGCAGGATGGCCCATCAGCACATTTTCCACCTCTGCAGGATAAATATTCTCTCCACCAGAAATAATTAAATCAGAGCGGCGATCCACTACATATAAATAGCCTTCATCATCTAAATAGCCGATATCTCCCGTGTGCAGCCAGCCATCTTCCGTCGAAGGGTTATTTTCAAAACGTCCGATATATCCCGGTGTTACATGTGGGCCGCGGATGCAAATTTCCCCTTCTTCAAAAGGCTCTTTTGCCCCCAAAATTTTAATCTGATTGAAAAATAATGGCTTTCCAGCTGAACCGATTTTGCGGAAGGCATCTTCTGCAGGCAAAGTGGCGGTTTGAGAGGAAGTTTCCGTCATCCCGTACGTTTGCAATACCTTCATTCCCCGTTCTCCTGCCCGCTTTAAATAATCGATTGGAAAAGAGCCCCCTCCTGCAAGCACAAGTTTAAATGCTGGGGATGCCTTCGCTTCCCGTTCTTCAAGCACATGCAAAATTCGTTCAAGCATCACCGCCACAAGGGAAATATGAGTCACTCTGCCGGAAATAATATCTTGTGCAATTAGTTCGCTGTCAAATTTGCGGTAAAGCTTTACTTCATTTCCGTACAACAGCGAACGGACTAAAATGGAAAAGCCGCTAATGTGGAAAAGGGGAACGGCGCAAAGCCAAACATCCTTTTCTGACAGTCCAATATTCAACACGGAAGATAGGGCGTTTGATTGATGGTTCTCCACCGTCTGCCGCACCCCTTTTGGAAATCCCGTTGTACCGCTTGTATACATAATGGAAATGGTCTGCTCTGCTTGCCATTCTTTGCGAATTTCAATGGAATGCCAATCGCTGTTTTCAATTTCTGAAAACAGCCGGAAGTCCACATTTTCAGGAAGTAAAGGCATATCTTGATCATGAACTAAAACCGTTGTTACTTGCGCATCTTCAATTTGATAAGCCAATTCGCTTTTCGTCAATTTCCGGTTTAAAATTACCATCTCACATTGCAAATGCATGCAAGCATACATCACAAAAATAGTATCGGCATCATTCTCCCCTAAAATCGCCACTCTGCTTCCTCTATCTATACCTAAAGCAGCCAGCTGTCCGGCACGCTGTACTGATATTTCTTTTATTTCTTCAAAGGTCCATTGTTTCCCTTCAAAAGTGAGTCCGACTCGATTGGGTGTCAAATACGCCCGTTGTAAAATCCAATTAGGGTACATGAATACGCCTCCATTTCTCCCCTTCATTTTACTAAAATAATGGATTTAATGCCTATAAAAAAAATGAAATAGGCTGCCTTGAAAGCAAAAACTTTCATGACAGCCTATCATAAATAATGCAAACCGTTCTGCATCAAGGGAATCTTGGGAATTGGCCAAAGTTTGGTTTGCGTTTTTCTTTAAACGCATCTCGGCCTTCTTTCGCTTCATCTGTTGTATAGTATAAAAGCGTTGCGTCCCCAGCAAATTGTTGAAGACCAGCAAGACCATCTGAATCTGCATTAAATGCTGCTTTTAAGAAACGTATAGCTGTTGGAGATTTTTCAAGGATTTCTTCACACCATTTTACCGTTTCATCTTCAAGCTGCTCTAAAGGCACCACTTTATTGACTAATCCCATTTCCAAAGCTTCCTGTGCGTTGTATTGGCGGCATAAGTACCAGATTTCACGCGCTTTTTTATGTCCAACGATGCGCGCTAAATAACCGGCGCCATATCCACCATCAAAGGAACCAACTTTTGGACCTGTTTGTCCAAAAATCGCATTGTCTGCAGCAATTGTCAAGTCGCATACTACTTGCAGTACGTTGCCGCCGCCGATGGAGTAACCAGCTACCATTGCAATGACTGGTTTTGGAATGACGCGAATTAAACGTTGCAAATCCAACACGTTTAAGCGAGGGATATTGTCTTCTCCTACATAACCGCCATGGCCGCGCACTTTTTGGTCGCCACCAGAACAGAAAGCTTTATCTCCTTCACCTGTTAAAATAATGACACCGATTTTGGAATCATCGCGGGCGCGGGAGAACGCATCAATCATTTCTTCAACTGTTTTGGGACGAAACGCATTGCGCACTTCTGGACGATTGATTGTAATTTTTGCAATTCCATTGTAATATTCGTACTTAATATCTTCGTAAGTATGTAGAGTTTTCCACTCACGAGCCATTTGAGTAACCTCCCCGATTATTATAAAACTCCCTTAATTATTGTAGCAAATTGTTCTGGATTTTCCACATGAATTGAATGGCCGACATTCGGAACCGTAATATGTTGGGCATTCGGCAATTGAAGCATCATCTCCTCAGCAATGCGAACGAATTTTTCGTCAAGTTCTCCCGTAATCAAAACAACAGGCATATTGAGGCGAATCAACTTGCGCCATAGGGAAGCTTGAGCTCCTGTACCCATTCCTCTCAAACTGTTGGCAAGCCCCATTTCAGTTTGGGAAAGCCTTTCTTCACGGACGGCTTGCTGCACTTCTTTTGGCAGCCTTTTCTGTGAAGCAAAAAGCGGTATATTTTCCCACTTTTCTACAAACCAATGAATGCCCTTTTCTTCAATTTCATCGGCCAACCGTTCATCCGACTGTCTTCTTAGAGCTTGCTCTTCCTCCGTTTGAAGACCTGGTGATGAACTTTCCAATATTAAACGTTTAATCCGTTTTGGAAAGCGGACGGCGTAAGATAATGCCACACGCCCTCCCATAGAATACCCTAATAATGTGAAATCGTGCAAATCCAACTGTTGAAAAATCTCTTCCAAGTCTTTCACTTGTTCAATCATGGAATAGCGGGATGGATCTTTAGGTGATTCGGTTTTCCCGTGTCCTAATAAATCAATGGCCACGATTTTTACTGTATCAGACAGAAGTTCAATAATTCTTTGCCATGTTTTCGTTGAAGCGGTAAAGCCATGCAATAAAACAAGGGTTTCTTGTTTTTGCTCATGCCAAATTTCTACATTTACTTGAACTCCTCGAATCGTTAATGTAGCCATTCTTTCAACTCCAAATGAATTTGCTGCCATAGTCTACGATGAGCTTGAACATTTTCATCCCGGTTCGTTGTGATTTCAATCAGTCTTAATGGTTGTTCACTATTTTCAAATAGCTTTTCTCTTTCATCAAAATGTTTAATGTTGATATAATCCATCTCATACATATTGGCTGCCTCTTGGAAGTGCAATGCCGTTGGTGTTCCGAAAAGATCTTCGTAATATTCTTTCACGGTTGCTTGGGACAAGTAAGAGAAAATGCCTCCGCCGTCATTATTTAATACAATCACTGTCAGTTTGCATGGCTGATAGCGGGTTAATAGAAAAGCATTCAAATCATGCAATGCCGCCAAATCTCCAATCAACAAGTAAGTTTCCCGATTTTCTCTTCCTTTTGAGAAACCAAAAGCTGTTGACATCACCCCATCAATGCCATTTGCCCCACGATTTGCAAAAATTTGAATATCCTTTTTCGTAGGCAATAAAAAAGTATCAATATCTCGGATTGGCATGCTATTGCTTACAAATAAATCGCTTTTTTCAGGCAAATGTTCTAATAAATACTGCACAAATGCCCCTTCATCCTGCTCGCTATAAGTTTGAATATGCTTCATTGCAATTTGTTCTGCCCTTTGCCAAAGGTTCAAGTAGCCTTCATCCATTGCAGAGTGAACTTCCAACTCCTCCAACCATGGTCCAATTGAAGCATGGATGGAATGAGTGGAAACCGATGATGAATCTCTGAACAGTGGATCTTCATCAATGACAACATAGTTTTGAGGCTGCGTTTCTGTCAAGAAAATGGTTAAAAACTTAGATATCGGCTGCGCTCCAAAACGAATAACCGTATCACATGCCGCATACTGTTTAAACACATCACATTTTAAAAGCGCATCATAAGTTGCAATCACATATTCCATGCAATCTTCCGGGATACTAGCCCGCATATTCGATAAACTTTCCACAAGAACAGGCCATTTCAGTTTTCGAATCAATGACCATAAATATTCGTGTTTTGTTCCAAGGGCAAGTTCTCCAATAACCATAAACCCTTTTTTTGTTTCCCGAATGATCGATGATAGCGCATTCATTGCTTCCTTGCTTGGTATGATGGAGCTTGGGAAGCTTGAGATAAACGAGCTTTTTGGCAATTCATCCATAAAATCAATAAGGAGCGGTTCACGGAATGGAACATTGATATGTACCGGGCCAAAAGGATGAGTATTTGCCATACTCACAGCCCGCGCCACGTGCCGTTCGATAAACGGCAATGTTTGATGATATTCATCAGGTATTGGAAATTCAGCAAACCATTTTACATGCTTGCCATATAAATCAAGCTGATTGATCGCTTGAGGGGCACCGACTTCCCGCAATTCATGAGGCCGATCTGCAGTGATGACCACAAGCGGAACGCGGGCATATTTTGCTTCCACAATAGCAGGAAAATAGTTTGCTGCAGCCGTCCCTGATGTGCAGAGCAAAACGGCAGGTTTCCCTTTGGCCTTCGCTAACCCTAACGCAAAAAAAGCCGCTGAGCGTTCATCTACCTGGCGATAAATATTCAATTCTTTCGTTGAGGCAAAAGCATAGGCTAACGGCGTTGACCGTGAACCTGGGCTTATTACGACATCTTCCACCCCATTTTGCACGAGGGAAGCAACGATTTTGTAAACATAGTCCGTTAATATTTTACATTCACTCATTGAATTGTCCTCCTAAAGCCCTTAACATTGGACGAAACTTCACCAATGTTTCTTCATATTCCGTCATCGGATTGGAATCAGCGACAATTCCTCCGCCAGCATAGAGATAGGCTTTATCATCAATCAACGCAGCAGAACGGATGGCCACGACAAATTCTCCATTTCCATCGGCATCCATCCATCCAATAGGCCCTGCATATAAACCACGGTTCATTTTTTCATACTTGCGAATCATTTCAAGTGCCTTATTTCTTGGCACTCCACCAAGTGCCGGCGTTGGATGCAAATATTTAACTAACTGCAATATCGTTGCATCATTGTATAATTTTCCTTCCACCGGCGTATATAAATGTTGGATATCACGTATTTTCAATAATTTTGGCCGTTTTGGAACGCGGTATTCTTCACAAAGTTTCTTAAAAGTTTTTTCAATCATTTCAACAACATATTGATGTTCCTTTAAATTTTTGGAATCATTCAACAATTGTTCCCCTAGTCGTTTATCCTCTTCCGCCGTTTTCCCTCTTTTAATGGATCCAGCTACACACGCAGAATACGCATATTGTTTTTTCACTTTGACTAAGCGCTCTGGGGTTGCGCCAAAAAACAACAAATGATCCCGTTCAAGACCAAATAAAAAACTTTCCGGCTGTTCATTCATAATCTGATAAATCACTTGAGGGGAAGATGGCTGATTTTTAAAAGCAAGTTCCAACGAACGAGCAATGACAACTTTATCCGCCTCTTTTTGGCGAATTAAATTAGTCACCTTCTCAACTGCTTGAAAATAGTTGTCCTTATTTCGTTCATGGATAGAACAAATTTCCGGTTTCTCATATGTCTTCAATTCTTTCACTTGGGCAGCATGAATCAATCGATCCCTTTCATCCCTCAATTCATCAAATAGGGCCGCTGAATTTTGCTGCTCAGTGATCAAATGAATGCTGACATAGGTTTTCTCATGTTTTTTAATTAACTGGAAAGTCGCGACTGTAAAATAACTTTGAGGAAACTCGTCCCATTCTCCCAGTTCCCTATTGTCCGGATCAAAGGTAAAACCCCCAAATAAAATAGGCTGAGATTCCTGTTCCTCCATGACAATATTTCTTGTCAATTCTTTCCACTTCTGTTCGATTTCATCAAATCTCTGATGATTTCCTCTATTTTCAAAAACAATTGCTTGTCCAAGTCCGACAATCGTCAATGTTTTTTCTCGATTTTGCCAAAAAAACCGTTTTCCTTTGTAATCCTTCTCTCCCGCCGCAAAAAAAGCCAACGGAGACAACTGATTCACTTCAATCGTTTCGATATAAAATGATAATTTATTGGATGCCACTTCAACTTCAGTGGTTTTTAACCACTTTTGCTGCATGAACAAAACCTCCGTAAAAAGCGATTTCTGTTTCCATAAAAATAGCAGAATCTTTCTTCCTGCTTCTCTATTCCTTCATATGATTGCCTTTCCGAACAACGCAATATCTATTTTATCATATCATTTTTTTAGTACTAATAATAATACTTTTATCTTTCCTCCGAGAGCTTCTTTCATTCCATGCAAACAAAAAAATGCCAAAGAGAAACTCTTGGCAATGAATGAAGCAACATCGCATAAAAGCTTTATGCAAATTGCTTAACGTAATTTACAAATCCAGCTTCTGAAAACAGTTTTACTTCTTCTTTTGTAAATTCTTTTCTTAAACGGTCAATGATATTTGGAAATTCCGAAGCATTCGATAAATGATGAACGGACAAGGGATCCATCCCATCAAAATCAGATCCAAACCCGACATTTTCTGCCCCTACTAAATGGGATAAATATTTGATATGCTCCACTAATTTTTCAATCGTTGTTGTTTCCTTTTCCTTCTCAATGAGCGGAGGATAGAACACAACATGAATGCGTCCGCCCTTCTCAACGAGCATTTTCACCTGCTCATCCGTTAAATTTCTCGGATGGTCACAGAGAGTTCGAGAATTGCAATGACTGGCAATCACTTTTTTAGCAAGAGGTATTAAATCATAAAATCCTCTTTCATTTAAATGGGCAACATCAATGATAATATCCCGCTCGTTTAATAACTCAATCACTTTTTTTCCAAAAGGTTTAATCCCTTTTGTTGAATCTTCTGATGCACCATAACCCACTTTATTTTCATAATTCCACGTTAATCCGACAATTTTTACGCCTGCATCTAAAATGACTTTTAACTTTTCAATATCATCATCGATGGCATCACATCCTTCTAAACTCAATACAGCACCAATTTGTCCATCTTCCAGTTCATCAATTTGATTCCAATCTTTAATATGAACCATACCCGGCTCGCTTAAAACAAATTTATGGAAAGCCTGAATTTGGCGCAGGACTTCCTTAAACTTTTGCTCTTTTGGAATGCTTGGATGAATAAAAATTGCAAATACCTGGACTTTTACATTCCCGCCTTTTAGCCTTTCATAATTCGAATAAATTCTGGAATCATTGCGGAAATTGGCATTCTCAAATCGAGCTAATTTTGTTAATGCATCACAATGCAAGTCTATTACTTTCATTCATTTCTTCTACTCCCTAAATAGATATTGTCACTATAGTATATATCATTTTAAAAAAAAAGGGTTCTTTGTCAAATGGTGTTGGTGAATAAATTTTAGTGATATTATTTGGTAATATGTATTCGGATAGCTTAGGGGAAATTCGAGGTTCCCCTAAGCTGTTTTTATTTTCGCTAAGTTTTGGGTAATGAATATTCGGTTTCTAAAGTGATAGAAGGATCGATAACCGAAAGAAATGCGTTTAATCACTTTGATTTTGTTATTAATCCCCTCTAAAATGCCGTTGTTATAATCGTATTTCAACGTATTCTCCACGTAATTGATGTATTTGTTGATTGTCTTGATGGCGGTTTTCATATAGCTGGAAACAATATTTTGTTTATTCTCTAATGTTTTCTTTAGGAGCTCAAAGTCTTTGATTTTGATGCAATGTTGCACGTATTGATATAACTCATAGGACGCCTTTAATTCAGAATCTAAATCAATGAGATAGTGGAGAATCTCCACCTCACACATATGCTTTTTAAAGCAACGATGATATGTATAGATCTTATAATCAAGTTTTGTTTGATCTTTCAGAAGGAGCTTCCAGTATTTTTTCAATTTATTGTAATTCTTTTTATCCCGATTCATGACGTTGATGCGCGTTTTGTTTAAAGCTCTGCTAAATAGTTGGAGGATATGGAATTTGTCGAGTATGATTTCCGCTTTAGGGAAAACTTCTTGGAAATATAAGGGCTGTACATATCGATGACAATCGTTTTTACCGCATCTCTCGCCTTCTTGGAATACCGTAAGAAATACTCTTTGAGGACATGTAATCTCCGGTCCTCCACGATATCCACAATCTCCCCCGTTTCAGAGTCGCAGAAAATAAAGGACATCGCTCCAGCTGCGGATTTCACTGATTTAAACTCGTCAAAACACAGGTGCTTAGGAAGATAGTGAACATTCGGCTGATAGTAACTATAAAAGCTGTCAATGACTCTACTGACAGTGGCATGAGAAACATTATGTTTCATCGCAATATCTTTTTCGGATATTTTATCTTTGGCGTTTAAAGCAATCGCTACTTTAGTATTGTTGGAAATACAACAGTTTTTAGCCACGACGCTCGTTTTTAAAGTAAACGTGGAATGACAATGTTTACAGAAATAACGCTGTTTACGCAATTTTAAGTAGGTATGAAAACCTGAAACACTAGGCATTTTAATGAGAGACGTTTTAAAACCGTGTTTAATGATTTGATCATCGAAGACATGGCCACAAGCATAGCACGCTTTTGGTTGATACGTTAACGTCCCATGAAAGACTTTCGCTTTTACTTTTTTGATCGTTTCGGTAGAACAAAAATTTTCATCAAATGTGATATTTTTGTCTTTTATATTGAGTAGGTTTCGTATAGAATGATGGTGAGACATGTGACGCAACTCCTTTGGAAAATGTGTTTTGGCGATTACATTTTACCAGAGTTTTGTCACTGTCTCCTTTTTTTGTTCAAAAAAATTGGTGCTGGTTTTTACTCACCAACACCAAATATTATAGAGCCAAATTTATTCACCAACACCATTTGACAGTAAGCCCGAATTCAAACGACGCATATCAATCGATCGTACCTCCCTGTAAGATAGAGTTATCGATTACAGAGGAGGTGTTTTTGTTTGGCAGTTGAAAAATTAAATATCGTCCCTGTCAATTTGGAATCCGATTCTGATTCAACTTCACCCTCAACGAGTCGTGGTCCTCTCAAACCTGTATGCGTTATTCAAGCAACAAATTTTAAAATCTCCTTTTACCCCGGTGTAAAACCTCACATCATTCAAACGGTCATCAAGGAGTTGAATAGCAGTGATTCATGATTTTACTAAGTGTAAAAATATCTATATCATTTGTGGTCGTACGGATATGAGAAAAGGAATTGATGGTCTTGCCACCTTAATTCAGGATTCTTTCGAACTGGATCCATATAGCAACGCCATTTTCTTATTTTGTGGACGGAAGAAAGACCGGTATAAATGTTTATATTTTGATGGGGATGGCTTCGCCATGTTATACAAACGAATCGATAATGGCAAACTCCAATGGCCCAGAAACGAAAATGAGGTTCGAAATCTGACTCAACAGGAGCTTAGATGGTTACTGGAAGGGCTCTCGATTCAACAACCTAAAGCCATCCAAAAATCGAAAAAAGGTGTCTTCTAAATACCGATTCATGATATAATCAACTCTATATAGAATCAGTACGGAAAAGTGGTGGATGTTGTGAACAATGATTCATACGAAAAGTTAATTCAGTCATTAGAAGAGCAACTAGCTCATGCCAATCAAAAAAATGATGAATTGTTGAAACAAATTGAATTATTGTCACAACAAGTTCGTTATTTAACTAAACGGCTTTATGGCTCAAAATCTGAAAAATCAAAGTATCAAGCTCCAGATGGACAGTGTTCTTTGTTTGATGACGACCCTTTTTTTAATGAACCTGAGCACACAGGAGAAAAAAGCACGGACACTGTGACATACACAGTTGTTCGTAAACGACATAACAAGAAAAAACGAAATGATTCTTTTATGGATGGTTTAGAAATTGAAGAAATTCATCATCATCCAGAAAACTTACAATGCGAGTGTTGTCAATCACTTATGACAGAGATTGGTAGCACTATTGTGCGGGAAGAAGCAAAATTCATACCAGCTACCATGAAGCGTGTTCAGCATATTGAACACGCTTATGAGTGCAGGTCTTGTAAAAAAGATTCGAATAAAGACTCACAAATCAAACGTGGAAAAGCACCGCAACCTGCCATTCTGCGAAGTATCGCAGGACCAACGGTCTTAGCAAAACTCATCTATGATAAATTTATTCTTTATTTACCCTTATATAGGCAGGTAAAGGAATGGCATCGTTATGGTTTACTAACCAATGATAAGAACCTATCCAACTGGGTGATTCGCACGGCAGAAGATTGGCTTCTTCCATTATATAATCGAATGAAAGAAACCCTCATGAAAAAATCAATTCTTCATGTCGATGAAACCTATGCCCAAGTATTGAACCGCTCAGATGGAAAGCCAGCTCAATCTAAAGCTTACAACTGGGTGTTCCGTAGCGTAGGATCTCAAGGTCCAGCAATTGTTCTGTTCCATAGTGCTTTATCCCGAAGTCGGGAAATTTTGACTGACTTTATGAAAGGCTTTAAAGGGACGATTATC encodes the following:
- a CDS encoding isochorismate synthase, producing the protein MQQKWLKTTEVEVASNKLSFYIETIEVNQLSPLAFFAAGEKDYKGKRFFWQNREKTLTIVGLGQAIVFENRGNHQRFDEIEQKWKELTRNIVMEEQESQPILFGGFTFDPDNRELGEWDEFPQSYFTVATFQLIKKHEKTYVSIHLITEQQNSAALFDELRDERDRLIHAAQVKELKTYEKPEICSIHERNKDNYFQAVEKVTNLIRQKEADKVVIARSLELAFKNQPSSPQVIYQIMNEQPESFLFGLERDHLLFFGATPERLVKVKKQYAYSACVAGSIKRGKTAEEDKRLGEQLLNDSKNLKEHQYVVEMIEKTFKKLCEEYRVPKRPKLLKIRDIQHLYTPVEGKLYNDATILQLVKYLHPTPALGGVPRNKALEMIRKYEKMNRGLYAGPIGWMDADGNGEFVVAIRSAALIDDKAYLYAGGGIVADSNPMTEYEETLVKFRPMLRALGGQFNE
- the tnpC gene encoding IS66 family transposase produces the protein MVDVVNNDSYEKLIQSLEEQLAHANQKNDELLKQIELLSQQVRYLTKRLYGSKSEKSKYQAPDGQCSLFDDDPFFNEPEHTGEKSTDTVTYTVVRKRHNKKKRNDSFMDGLEIEEIHHHPENLQCECCQSLMTEIGSTIVREEAKFIPATMKRVQHIEHAYECRSCKKDSNKDSQIKRGKAPQPAILRSIAGPTVLAKLIYDKFILYLPLYRQVKEWHRYGLLTNDKNLSNWVIRTAEDWLLPLYNRMKETLMKKSILHVDETYAQVLNRSDGKPAQSKAYNWVFRSVGSQGPAIVLFHSALSRSREILTDFMKGFKGTIICDGYSAYHDVPNIHFANCWAHVRRYWLKAESKNGRIGVDYCDRLYRLERKFKKLRPSERRKARQKESKPIVEAFFKWIDESPFYGKNALAKAAEYTLKHAEGLKAFLYDGRIEMDNNPAENAIRPNVIGRKNWLFSVSESGADANAICLSLAETAKANGIDFYQYLVKVLSELPSLPIHQQPEILDRYLPWSKTIRESCAMAK
- the tnpB gene encoding IS66 family insertion sequence element accessory protein TnpB (TnpB, as the term is used for proteins encoded by IS66 family insertion elements, is considered an accessory protein, since TnpC, encoded by a neighboring gene, is a DDE family transposase.); amino-acid sequence: MIHDFTKCKNIYIICGRTDMRKGIDGLATLIQDSFELDPYSNAIFLFCGRKKDRYKCLYFDGDGFAMLYKRIDNGKLQWPRNENEVRNLTQQELRWLLEGLSIQQPKAIQKSKKGVF
- a CDS encoding dipeptidase, whose protein sequence is MKVIDLHCDALTKLARFENANFRNDSRIYSNYERLKGGNVKVQVFAIFIHPSIPKEQKFKEVLRQIQAFHKFVLSEPGMVHIKDWNQIDELEDGQIGAVLSLEGCDAIDDDIEKLKVILDAGVKIVGLTWNYENKVGYGASEDSTKGIKPFGKKVIELLNERDIIIDVAHLNERGFYDLIPLAKKVIASHCNSRTLCDHPRNLTDEQVKMLVEKGGRIHVVFYPPLIEKEKETTTIEKLVEHIKYLSHLVGAENVGFGSDFDGMDPLSVHHLSNASEFPNIIDRLRKEFTKEEVKLFSEAGFVNYVKQFA